Proteins encoded together in one Juglans regia cultivar Chandler chromosome 9, Walnut 2.0, whole genome shotgun sequence window:
- the LOC108980444 gene encoding AT-hook motif nuclear-localized protein 23-like isoform X2 has protein sequence MHHLQRPDFNHQRQQQQHHQQHQQTDSDDDNNQAGQYSGDHQDDGHHQGLELVAGNSAGPGDIVGRRPRGRPPGSKNKPKPPVIITRESANTLRAHILEVGSGCDVFDCVATYARRRQRGICILSGSGTVTNVVLRQPAGAGAVVTLHGRFEILSLSGSFLPPPAPPGATSLTIFLAGGQGQVVGGSVVGELTAAGPVIVIASSFTNVAYERLPLDEEEQLQIQQPASQDSGGGGGSGGVGNNPFPDPSVGFPFLNMPLNMPPNVQLPVDGNWAGNSSARGPF, from the coding sequence ATGCACCACCTTCAAAGGCCGGACTTTAACCACCAGAGgcaacaacagcaacatcatCAACAACATCAACAGACTGATTCCGATGACGACAACAACCAAGCCGGACAGTACTCCGGGGATCACCAGGACGATGGTCACCATCAGGGCCTCGAGCTGGTGGCCGGCAACTCAGCGGGACCTGGGGACATCGTGGGTCGGCGACCCCGAGGCCGACCCCCAGGGTCCAAGAACAAGCCCAAACCACCGGTCATAATCACCCGAGAGAGCGCAAACACGCTCAGAGCCCATATTCTTGAGGTCGGAAGCGGCTGCGATGTGTTCGACTGTGTCGCCACCTACGCGCGCCGTCGACAGCGCGGGATCTGTATTCTAAGTGGCAGCGGGACCGTCACCAATGTTGTCCTCAGGCAGCCAGCTGGGGCAGGAGCCGTAGTCACGCTTCATGGGAGGTTTGAGATACTCTCGCTCTCTGGATCTTTCCTGCCACCGCCGGCCCCACCTGGTGCAACCAGCCTGACAATATTCTTAGCCGGTGGGCAGGGCCAGGTGGTGGGAGGTAGTGTGGTGGGGGAGTTGACCGCAGCCGGGCCAGTCATCGTCATAGCGTCTTCGTTTACTAATGTTGCATACGAAAGGTTGCCGCTGGACGAGGAGGAGCAGCTCCAAATTCAGCAGCCTGCATCGCAGGATTCAGGCGGTGGCGGTGGTAGCGGAGGTGTGGGGAACAATCCATTTCCGGACCCATCTGTGGGGTTTCCTTTCTTGAATATGCCGCTTAATATGCCGCCGAATGTTCAGTTACCAGTTGATGGAAATTGGGCGGGGAATTCATCTGCACGAGGTCCGTTCTGA
- the LOC108980450 gene encoding AT-hook motif nuclear-localized protein 8-like, whose amino-acid sequence MDSREAPPPPRPPLNMMVGPTSYAMLNTIATSNNNSNVPIMINTSSGGGPTMIPPPTAARFPFNSAVSPKPLDSFNSSNNNNNNNASPYDGSPPSRQSGFSIDNPSAAAKKKRGRPRKYSPDGNIALGLAPTPISSSFVANHGDSGSTMPSSEPPLKKHRGRPPGSGKKQLDALGTGGVGFTPHVIMVNAGEDIASKIMAFSQQGPRTVCILSASGAICNVTLRQAALSGGTVTYEGRFEIISLSGSLLLSENNGNRSRTGGLSVSLAGSDGRVLGGGVAGMLIAASPVQVIVGSFIADGKKPNSNNLKSGPSSAPAQQMLDFGAPLTAASPSSQGASSDSSDDGGSPINRESGFYTHAGQPLHNMQPMYQIWTGQTQQ is encoded by the exons ATGGATTCACGGGaagctcctcctcctccccgTCCTCCACTGAACATGATGGTGGGCCCCACGTCGTACGCCATGCTCAACACCATTGCCACCTCCAACAACAATTCCAACGTTCCTATTATGATCAACACCAGTTCTGGCGGTGGGCCCACGATGATCCCTCCTCCTACCGCGGCCCGTTTCCCTTTCAACTCCGCGGTCTCGCCAAAGCCGTTGGATTCTTTcaacagcagcaacaacaataacaacaacaacgCCAGTCCGTACGATGGATCGCCGCCTTCGAGGCAGTCAGGGTTCAGCATTGACAACCCCTCCGCCGCGGCGAAGAAGAAAAGGGGCCGGCCGAGGAAGTACTCGCCTGACGGCAACATTGCGCTCGGCTTGGCTCCCACGCCTATCTCCTCTTCTTTCGTCGCAAATCACGGGGACTCCGGCAGCACCATGCCGTCCTCGGAGCCTCCCCTGAAGAAGCATCGGGGTCGGCCGCCCGGCTCCGGGAAGAAGCAATTGGATGCTTTGg GAACGGGCGGTGTCGGTTTTACTCCGCATGTTATTATGGTGAATGCAGGCGAG GATATAGCATCCAAGATTATGGCATTTTCACAGCAGGGGCCACGCACAGTTTGTATTCTTTCTGCAAGTGGTGCCATCTGCAATGTTACCCTTCGTCAAGCAGCATTGTCTGGTGGTACTGTGACATATGAG GGTCGATTTGAGATTATCTCTCTATCAGGTTCCTTGTTGCTTTCTGAAAACAATGGCAATCGTAGCAGAACAGGTGGTTTGAGTGTGTCCCTGGCAGGGTCAGATGGTCGAGTTTTGGGTGGAGGGGTTGCAGGAATGCTAATTGCAGCTTCACCAGTTCAG GTCATTGTGGGTAGCTTTATTGCGGATGGAAAAAAACCGAACTCAAACAACCTGAAATCTGGGCCTTCATCAGCGCCAGCACAACAAATGTTAGACTTTGGTGCACCTCTCACAGCAGCCAGCCCCTCCTCTCAAGGAGCCTCAAGTGATTCATCAGATGACGGTGGTAGCCCTATTAATAGAGAGTCTGGATTCTACACCCATGCTGGTCAGCCGCTACATAACATGCAGCCGATGTATCAAATATGGACGGGCCAAACACAACAGTGA
- the LOC108980444 gene encoding AT-hook motif nuclear-localized protein 23-like isoform X1: protein MAGLDLGPSPARYMHHLQRPDFNHQRQQQQHHQQHQQTDSDDDNNQAGQYSGDHQDDGHHQGLELVAGNSAGPGDIVGRRPRGRPPGSKNKPKPPVIITRESANTLRAHILEVGSGCDVFDCVATYARRRQRGICILSGSGTVTNVVLRQPAGAGAVVTLHGRFEILSLSGSFLPPPAPPGATSLTIFLAGGQGQVVGGSVVGELTAAGPVIVIASSFTNVAYERLPLDEEEQLQIQQPASQDSGGGGGSGGVGNNPFPDPSVGFPFLNMPLNMPPNVQLPVDGNWAGNSSARGPF from the coding sequence ATGGCTGGTTTGGATTTAGGCCCTTCCCCAGCTCGCTACATGCACCACCTTCAAAGGCCGGACTTTAACCACCAGAGgcaacaacagcaacatcatCAACAACATCAACAGACTGATTCCGATGACGACAACAACCAAGCCGGACAGTACTCCGGGGATCACCAGGACGATGGTCACCATCAGGGCCTCGAGCTGGTGGCCGGCAACTCAGCGGGACCTGGGGACATCGTGGGTCGGCGACCCCGAGGCCGACCCCCAGGGTCCAAGAACAAGCCCAAACCACCGGTCATAATCACCCGAGAGAGCGCAAACACGCTCAGAGCCCATATTCTTGAGGTCGGAAGCGGCTGCGATGTGTTCGACTGTGTCGCCACCTACGCGCGCCGTCGACAGCGCGGGATCTGTATTCTAAGTGGCAGCGGGACCGTCACCAATGTTGTCCTCAGGCAGCCAGCTGGGGCAGGAGCCGTAGTCACGCTTCATGGGAGGTTTGAGATACTCTCGCTCTCTGGATCTTTCCTGCCACCGCCGGCCCCACCTGGTGCAACCAGCCTGACAATATTCTTAGCCGGTGGGCAGGGCCAGGTGGTGGGAGGTAGTGTGGTGGGGGAGTTGACCGCAGCCGGGCCAGTCATCGTCATAGCGTCTTCGTTTACTAATGTTGCATACGAAAGGTTGCCGCTGGACGAGGAGGAGCAGCTCCAAATTCAGCAGCCTGCATCGCAGGATTCAGGCGGTGGCGGTGGTAGCGGAGGTGTGGGGAACAATCCATTTCCGGACCCATCTGTGGGGTTTCCTTTCTTGAATATGCCGCTTAATATGCCGCCGAATGTTCAGTTACCAGTTGATGGAAATTGGGCGGGGAATTCATCTGCACGAGGTCCGTTCTGA